In Hemiscyllium ocellatum isolate sHemOce1 chromosome 2, sHemOce1.pat.X.cur, whole genome shotgun sequence, a single window of DNA contains:
- the LOC132829828 gene encoding putative proline-rich protein 21, with the protein MVERAWTHSHGGASTDRFPRWSEHGHIPTVERARTHSHGGASTDRFPRWSEHGPIPTVERARTHSHGGASMDTLPRWSEHGPIPTVERARTHSHGGASTDTFPRWSEHGHTPTVERARTHSHSGASTDTLPRWSEHGPIPMVERARTHSHGGASTDTLPRWSEHGPIPTVERARTHSHGGASTDRFPRWSEHGHTPTVERVRTDSHGGASTDTFPRWSEHGHTPTVERARTYSHGGASTDRLAQLSEHGPIPTVERARTHSHGGASTDRLPRWSEYRPTPTMERV; encoded by the coding sequence ATGGTGGAGCGAGCATGGACACACTCCCACGGTGGAGCGAGCACGGACCGATTCCCACGATGGAGCGAGCACGGACACATTCCCACGGTGGAGCGAGCACGGACACACTCCCACGGTGGAGCGAGCACGGACCGATTCCCACGATGGAGCGAGCACGGACCGATTCCCACGGTGGAGCGAGCACGGACACACTCCCATGGTGGAGCGAGCATGGACACACTCCCACGGTGGAGCGAGCACGGCCCGATTCCCACGGTGGAGCGAGCACGGACACACTCCCACGGTGGAGCGAGCACGGACACATTCCCACGGTGGAGCGAGCACGGACACACTCCCACGGTGGAGCGAGCACGGACACATTCCCACAGTGGAGCGAGCACGGACACACTCCCACGGTGGAGCGAGCACGGACCGATTCCCATGGTGGAGCGAGCACGGACACACTCCCACGGTGGAGCGAGCACGGACACACTCCCACGGTGGAGCGAGCACGGACCGATTCCCACGGTGGAGCGAGCACGGACACACTCCCACGGTGGAGCGAGCACGGACCGATTCCCACGGTGGAGCGAGCACGGACACACTCCCACGGTGGAGCGAGTACGGACTGACTCCCACGGTGGAGCGAGCACGGACACATTCCCACGGTGGAGCGAGCACGGACACACTCCCACGGTGGAGCGAGCACGGACATACTCCCACGGTGGAGCGAGCACGGACCGACTCGCACAGCTCAGCGAGCACGGACCGATTCCCACGGTGGAGCGAGCACGGACACACTCCCACGGTGGAGCGAGTACGGACCGACTCCCACGGTGGAGCGAGTACAGACCGACTCCCACGATGGAGCGAGTATGA